A DNA window from Nitrospirota bacterium contains the following coding sequences:
- a CDS encoding ATP-grasp domain-containing protein produces the protein MDRVLILDGMWNKSLAAVRSFGRKGFFVTAGERTRLATALFSRYCNKRFIYPSPSAYPEDFLHVLVRELKTGNYDVIFPMEYTTQILLTETANRERLQRYARIPFADAELARKVNDKAFLMRYANEKGIDIPKTYFVNEVEEIEKIKDSIKCPVVIKPRVSSGSRGIVYAGDKQELIPSYFNVHEKYSLPIIQECIPGDETYGVGLLLNFQSEVRAPFVYKRLRTYPVNGGPSTLRESVKRDDIRWIAESLMRSLGWTGIAHVEFKIDPRDGRPKLLEVNPRFWGSLQLAIESGVDFPFLLYKMAVDGDIEPVRDYHAGVKCRWLLPGDILHFFKNPDRFRLKPNFFDFRVKDDVISWHDPMPTFGRILSAFTFIFDKDMRELLKR, from the coding sequence ATGGATAGGGTTCTAATCCTTGATGGGATGTGGAATAAGTCCCTTGCTGCTGTAAGGTCCTTCGGCAGGAAGGGATTTTTTGTCACAGCAGGCGAAAGGACAAGACTCGCCACGGCTCTTTTTTCAAGGTATTGCAATAAAAGATTTATATATCCATCTCCCTCTGCATACCCCGAAGATTTTCTCCATGTCCTTGTGAGAGAACTAAAGACCGGCAACTACGATGTAATATTTCCAATGGAATACACCACCCAGATACTCCTGACCGAAACTGCAAACAGGGAAAGACTCCAGAGATATGCCAGGATACCCTTTGCTGATGCAGAACTTGCCAGAAAGGTCAATGATAAGGCATTTCTTATGCGGTATGCGAATGAAAAAGGGATTGATATTCCAAAAACTTATTTTGTAAATGAAGTAGAAGAAATCGAAAAAATCAAGGACAGTATCAAATGTCCTGTTGTAATAAAACCTCGTGTCAGTTCTGGCTCAAGGGGCATTGTATATGCAGGAGATAAGCAAGAATTAATTCCATCATACTTTAATGTGCATGAGAAATACTCCTTGCCCATTATTCAGGAATGTATACCAGGTGATGAGACCTACGGGGTTGGACTGCTTTTGAATTTTCAGTCCGAGGTCAGGGCACCCTTTGTGTATAAGAGATTGAGAACGTATCCTGTAAACGGCGGACCAAGCACTTTAAGGGAAAGCGTCAAAAGGGACGATATAAGATGGATTGCTGAATCATTGATGAGATCCCTCGGATGGACAGGGATTGCCCATGTGGAGTTCAAGATTGACCCCAGGGATGGCAGGCCAAAACTCCTTGAGGTGAATCCAAGATTCTGGGGGTCTCTACAACTTGCAATAGAATCGGGCGTAGATTTTCCGTTTCTGTTATATAAAATGGCTGTGGATGGCGATATAGAGCCTGTAAGGGATTATCATGCAGGGGTCAAATGCAGATGGTTGCTTCCTGGCGATATATTACATTTTTTTAAAAATCCTGACAGATTCAGGCTGAAGCCGAATTTCTTTGATTTCAGAGTAAAAGATGATGTTATATCATGGCATGACCCGATGCCGACGTTCGGGCGAATATTATCGGCATTTACCTTTATCTTTGATAAAGATATGAGGGAATTGCTGAAAAGATAA
- a CDS encoding tetratricopeptide repeat protein — MDKGNRYFVTVFLLAALIFGGYAFSEDQGAQIRGERSSEGAYEAFKSSREELYKKALAFKEDGDYNAAYNILKKLIAESPGVSAYEISYVDTLLDQSLTLKEAQSSEWKAKAKEAGHKIKLLHPANTRNADYYLVHAKYSWIIEAQRETHIFKALKKALYFKPGYPEAYILQGDVYFERARNTNPDEEQEGAANLAGRSFATNRRFLAEEARTSYKSALSSSHLGDKRKAYVHYKLGELEDGIFGNKDAAKAHWGQAVSLSPESKAGKLARQRLGQ; from the coding sequence ATGGACAAGGGGAACAGATATTTTGTGACAGTCTTTCTTTTAGCGGCTCTTATTTTCGGAGGATATGCATTTTCAGAAGATCAGGGTGCTCAGATAAGAGGCGAAAGAAGCAGCGAGGGCGCTTATGAGGCATTTAAGTCAAGCCGGGAAGAGTTATATAAAAAGGCACTGGCCTTTAAAGAAGACGGGGACTATAATGCTGCGTATAATATCCTTAAAAAGCTCATTGCAGAAAGTCCCGGTGTCAGCGCATACGAGATCAGCTATGTAGACACACTTTTAGATCAGAGTCTGACTCTGAAAGAGGCTCAGAGTTCCGAATGGAAGGCAAAGGCAAAAGAGGCGGGGCATAAGATAAAATTGCTGCACCCAGCCAATACGCGGAATGCTGATTATTATTTGGTTCATGCAAAGTATTCATGGATTATCGAGGCACAGAGAGAAACACATATATTTAAAGCATTGAAGAAGGCACTTTATTTTAAACCGGGTTACCCTGAAGCGTATATTCTTCAGGGTGATGTTTATTTTGAGCGTGCCAGAAATACCAACCCTGACGAAGAGCAAGAAGGAGCCGCCAATTTAGCCGGCAGGTCGTTCGCTACCAATAGGCGGTTCTTGGCTGAAGAAGCGAGAACATCTTACAAGTCGGCGCTCTCATCTTCTCATTTGGGTGATAAAAGGAAGGCATACGTCCACTACAAGCTGGGCGAGCTTGAGGACGGAATATTCGGCAATAAGGATGCAGCTAAAGCACATTGGGGTCAAGCGGTGTCACTCTCTCCTGAAAGCAAAGCAGGCAAGCTGGCTCGACAGAGATTAGGGCAGTAG
- a CDS encoding polysaccharide deacetylase family protein codes for MLNALTVDLEDWYHICGVERHPDMSQWDAYESRIVRNTDNILRLLKTYNTRATFFVLGYIAYKEPTLIKAIKAEGHEIATHGFCHRRIFEMTEREFEEDVRKSVDIISSITSEKVLGFRAPEWSIRKETSWALGILRKLGILYDSSMVPLTRMGSRDFPLYPCKYKTEHGDIWEFPLTTTGLFWENLPFSGGLPLRLAPYFYIVSKVKRINRQGFPAIVYIHPWEFDREQPRIDLPLSRRFMHYFNIKVAPQKIEGLLKHLPFAPVKDVLGLG; via the coding sequence ATGCTTAATGCCCTTACAGTTGACCTTGAAGACTGGTATCACATATGTGGCGTGGAGAGGCATCCCGATATGTCCCAATGGGATGCCTATGAGAGCCGCATAGTCAGAAATACGGATAACATACTGAGACTGCTTAAGACTTACAATACAAGAGCAACTTTTTTTGTCCTCGGATACATCGCCTACAAAGAACCCACCCTTATCAAAGCAATCAAGGCTGAAGGCCATGAAATAGCAACCCACGGTTTCTGCCATCGGAGGATTTTTGAGATGACAGAAAGGGAGTTTGAAGAGGATGTGAGAAAATCTGTTGACATAATATCTTCTATAACAAGTGAAAAAGTATTGGGCTTCAGGGCGCCTGAGTGGTCGATAAGAAAGGAAACCTCATGGGCACTGGGAATACTCAGGAAGCTTGGCATCCTCTACGATTCAAGCATGGTTCCACTCACAAGGATGGGAAGCAGGGATTTTCCCCTTTATCCATGTAAGTATAAAACCGAGCATGGGGATATATGGGAATTCCCCCTCACTACTACGGGACTATTCTGGGAAAATTTACCCTTCAGCGGCGGATTGCCATTAAGGCTTGCCCCCTACTTTTATATCGTTTCAAAGGTTAAAAGGATAAATCGGCAAGGTTTTCCCGCCATTGTCTATATACATCCATGGGAATTTGACAGGGAGCAGCCCAGGATTGACCTTCCCTTGAGCAGGCGCTTTATGCATTATTTCAATATAAAGGTTGCGCCTCAAAAAATAGAAGGCTTACTTAAACATTTACCATTTGCTCCGGTTAAGGATGTGCTCGGGTTAGGGTGA